A window of Caldibacillus debilis DSM 16016 genomic DNA:
TTTTTCCTTGAGGGTTAAAGAATTCTTGGGCATTTCTTCTTCACCGAAAAAGGACAGTTGAAAGCCGTCGGCTTCCTCCCCGTCTTCCGGTCCGCCGGAATCATGGGCGTAAGCGGCGACCGGGGAAGCGGGGGCGGGGCCGCCCTTTCGCTTCTCTGCGCCCGTCTCCTCCCCTTCCGTCCTTTCTTCCTTCCCTTCCAGGCTCCGCAAAATTTCTTCCGCCCGTTCGATGAGCTCATCGGGGAGCTTGGCCAATTTGGCCACGTGGATGCCGTAACTTTCATCGGAAGCCCCTTCGCGGATTTTATGGAGGAAGACGACGCTGCCGTTCTGCTCGACGGCCGCCACGTGGACGTTCTTCAGCTTCGGCAGCCGTTCCTCCAGGACGGTCAATTCATGGTAATGGGTGGAAAACAAGGTTTTCGCCCCGATTTTATGGTGGACGTACTCGATGATCGCCTGGGCGAGGGCCATTCCGTCATAGGTGGAGGTGCCGCGCCCGATTTCGTCGAACAGGATGAGGCTGTCCTTCGTCGCGTGGGCGATCGCGTACTGCGCCTCCAGCATTTCCACCATGAAGGTGCTCTGCCCGTGCACGAGATCGTCGCTCGCCCCGATGCGGGTGAAAACTTGGTCGAAGATCGGCAGCACCGCCCGGCTGGCCGGGACGAAGCAGCCGATCTGGGCCATGATGGCGGTCAGGGCGATCTGCCGCATATAGGTGCTTTTTCCCGACATATTCGGGCCGGTGATCAGCAAAATTTCCCGGTTTTCATCCATGTAGCAGTCGTTGGGCACGTAGGTGGCGCGTTCCATCACCTTTTCCACCACCGGGTGCCGCCCTTCTTTGATCTCCAGCCTCCGGTCGTCGGAGAAAATCGGCCGGACGAAGCGGTTCTTGTCGCTGACGCTGGCGAAGCATTGCAGGCAGTCGATCTCGCTGATCCGCTTGGCCAGTTTCTGCAACCGGGGAATCTCCTTTTTCACCCGGTCGCGGATTCCGATAAACAGCTCATATTCCAGTTCGACACTCTTTTCCTCCGCTTCCAGGATCAAAGACTCCATTTCCTTCAATTCGGGGGTAATGAACCGTTCCGCGTTGGCAAGGGTTTGCTTCCGTATGTAACGGTCGTCGATCAGATGGAGATTCGCCTTCGTGACCTCGATATAATAGCCGAAAACCCGGTTGTAGCCGACCTTCAGCGATTTGATTCCGGTCTTTTCCCGCTCTTCCTTCTCCAGTCGGGCGATCCATGTTTTTCCATCCCGCATGGCGCTCCGGTATTTGTCCAATGTTTCATTGTAACCGTCGCGGATGATGTTCCCCTCCTTGACGGAAAGGGGCGGGTCATCCCGGATGGCCTTTTCGATCAATTCGGCGATTTCCGGGCAGGGATCCAAGGTTTCGGCCAAGCCATGGACCGCTTCGTCGGGAATCCGCAGCAGGATCTCCTTGATCGCCGGAATCTCCCTGAGGGTTTGTTTCAGTTGGAGAAGATCCCGGGCATTGGCGTTCCCGAAGGATATTTTCCCCGACAGCCGTTCGATGTCATAGACCTTCTTTAGCGATTCCCTCAGCTCTTCCCTTTCCAGATAGGCGTCCTTCAAGGCGCCGACCATCTGATGCCGCCGTTCGATTTCCTTTTTCGACAACAGCGGCCGGTCGATCCATTGTTTTAAAAGCCTTCCCCCCATCGCCGTCATCGTTTCGTCCAAAAACCATAGGAGGGAGCCCTTTTTGTCCTTGGTGCGGACCGTTTCCGTCAATTCCAGATTCCGTTTCGAAAAATGATCGATCTTCATGTATTGGCGGATCTGGTAAAATTCCGCGGGCTGCAGATGTTCCAGATTCCTTTTCTGCGTCCGGAAAATATAATGGAGAAGCCGGCAAAGGGTCCGCTGCAATTTTTCCCCGCTGACGGGACGCAGGATCTTTTCGAAGGAAGGCGAAGGGGAGGTGTCTTCCTCGCGGGAGATGGTTTGGACGCCGAAATCCTTCAGCCGCTTCTCCCAATCTTCGGGGAAATCCTCGGATAATACGATTTCCTTGGCGCGGATGGTGGAGATTTCGTTGAAGCAATCCTCCGCCGAATCGAATAAGGTGACCTTGCTTTCCCCGGTCGACAGATCCGCATAGGCGAAACCGATGGTGCCGTCGGGAAAAGGCGTCATCGTGGCGAGAAAATTGTTTTCCTTGTCCCGGATCCCCTTCCCTTCGATCATCGTCCCCGGGGTGATGAGCTGGATGACTTCCCTTTTCACGACCCCCTTCGCCTGCTTCGGATCTTCCATCTGTTCGCAGATGGCCACTTTATATCCTTTTTCAATCAACCTTTCGATATAGGTTTGGGCCGAATGGTATGGGACGCCGCACATCGGCACTTTTTCCTCCGCGCCGCCGTCCCGGGACGTCAGGGTGATCTCCAGTTCCCGCGACGCTTTGATCGCGTCGTCGAAAAACATTTCATAAAAATCGCCCAGCCGGAAAAATAAAAA
This region includes:
- the mutS gene encoding DNA mismatch repair protein MutS; amino-acid sequence: MKQYTPMIQQYLQIKADYPDAFLFFRLGDFYEMFFDDAIKASRELEITLTSRDGGAEEKVPMCGVPYHSAQTYIERLIEKGYKVAICEQMEDPKQAKGVVKREVIQLITPGTMIEGKGIRDKENNFLATMTPFPDGTIGFAYADLSTGESKVTLFDSAEDCFNEISTIRAKEIVLSEDFPEDWEKRLKDFGVQTISREEDTSPSPSFEKILRPVSGEKLQRTLCRLLHYIFRTQKRNLEHLQPAEFYQIRQYMKIDHFSKRNLELTETVRTKDKKGSLLWFLDETMTAMGGRLLKQWIDRPLLSKKEIERRHQMVGALKDAYLEREELRESLKKVYDIERLSGKISFGNANARDLLQLKQTLREIPAIKEILLRIPDEAVHGLAETLDPCPEIAELIEKAIRDDPPLSVKEGNIIRDGYNETLDKYRSAMRDGKTWIARLEKEEREKTGIKSLKVGYNRVFGYYIEVTKANLHLIDDRYIRKQTLANAERFITPELKEMESLILEAEEKSVELEYELFIGIRDRVKKEIPRLQKLAKRISEIDCLQCFASVSDKNRFVRPIFSDDRRLEIKEGRHPVVEKVMERATYVPNDCYMDENREILLITGPNMSGKSTYMRQIALTAIMAQIGCFVPASRAVLPIFDQVFTRIGASDDLVHGQSTFMVEMLEAQYAIAHATKDSLILFDEIGRGTSTYDGMALAQAIIEYVHHKIGAKTLFSTHYHELTVLEERLPKLKNVHVAAVEQNGSVVFLHKIREGASDESYGIHVAKLAKLPDELIERAEEILRSLEGKEERTEGEETGAEKRKGGPAPASPVAAYAHDSGGPEDGEEADGFQLSFFGEEEMPKNSLTLKEKKVLQQLRSLNVLEMTPMDAMNALYELQKRLKK